GTTTAGAGTTATGATTCGATCTCCCACCGTGATGGGAAGATAGTTGTAGGTTTTTCTGTATAACGTTTCGATTCTTCTTGCGGAAGTGTACGTGGCGACTCCGATTTTTAAGTCGTCGTTCTTTTTGATCTGTTTGATCTTTTCGCCGGTTGCAATGCTGATTTCTCGATTGAGCCTTGCGACTTGGACGTTTTGCCAGACGTAGAGAAAAAAAAGACTTAGGAAAAGGATGACCTTTCCCAGATTCAAAAAAAGAATTCCGAGGTCCTTCCATACCGGGTTTTCCAACAAGGCATCGATCTTAGACATCTGATTCTTCCTCTTCCTCGAAATCTTCCTTTCTATATTTCTTATCGACCGATTTCGTTTTTTTGAGCACTCTCAATTTTGCGGAACGGGAAGCCGGATTCTCCCTCGTTTCGTCTTCGGAAGGAAGAATCGGTTTTTTTGTAAGAAGAGTAAAACCGTTTTCCTTCGCATAATCTCGGAGCGCGTTTTTTACGATTCGATCTTCGAGAGAATGAAACGAGATCACTTGAATCACTCCGTCTTTTCGTAAAAGATCGAGAAGAGACTTCAGACCGGTTTCGATATGAGAGAGTTCTTGGTTGACTTCGATACGAAGCGCTTGAAAGATCCGAGTCGCCGGATGTCTTCCCGGTGGCCAAAACTTTCGAGGAATGATTTTGGAAATGAGTTCCGCCAGTTCTCCGGAAGTTGTGATCGGATTGTGTTTTCTTCGATCGATGATCACTTCGGCGATCTTTTTGGACCAACGTTCTTCGCCGTATGTATAAAAAATATGTAAGAGTTTGTCCTTCGGATACGTGTTGAGAACGTCTTCTGCGCTCAAGCCCTTATCCGGAGAAAGTCTCATATCGAGGGGTTCTGATTCTCGAAAACTAAAACCTCTTCCGGAATGAAAAAGATGGAACGTAGAAATTCCAAGATCCAGAAGAATTCCCTGGGGGCCCTCTTCCACACCGTGCGCTTTCAAAAGTTCGGAGTTGATATCCGAAAAATTGGTTTCGATCGGAATCACTCTTTCTTTGAAT
This Leptospira stimsonii DNA region includes the following protein-coding sequences:
- the rsmH gene encoding 16S rRNA (cytosine(1402)-N(4))-methyltransferase RsmH, whose product is MEPVHYSVQGKEILRIFQENFSKEESILFLDGTAGEGGHSLLFLQEFPNSKVILCDRDPVMLSRASERLSEFKERVIPIETNFSDINSELLKAHGVEEGPQGILLDLGISTFHLFHSGRGFSFRESEPLDMRLSPDKGLSAEDVLNTYPKDKLLHIFYTYGEERWSKKIAEVIIDRRKHNPITTSGELAELISKIIPRKFWPPGRHPATRIFQALRIEVNQELSHIETGLKSLLDLLRKDGVIQVISFHSLEDRIVKNALRDYAKENGFTLLTKKPILPSEDETRENPASRSAKLRVLKKTKSVDKKYRKEDFEEEEESDV